The Notamacropus eugenii isolate mMacEug1 chromosome 4, mMacEug1.pri_v2, whole genome shotgun sequence DNA window TCCCAGGGGTTTCCGGTGGGCTAGAAGATCCCAGAACACCCCAGATGAGGAGTGAAGCCTGTTTGAAGCAGTCCCCTAGGCCAGTCATCCACTTGGGCAGAGGTTTAATTGGAAGGATGCTAGGAAGATAGCTGgaggcaccatagtgcacagcaTGCCAACCCAGTGTTCTTTTTCACAGTACCAGGCCACTGCCTTCTTTTTGGCTTTTGggaccccagtgcttagcacagggacAAGCACAGACTAGGTGCCCAGTAAATGCCTCTGAAAACGGAATTCTTGCCTCTGGGGCCAGCTCCTTAAGCTGTCTCTCAACCACattgttaaaataataaaatctcgtgtttctatagcactttaaggtgttCAAGATCCCTGTCCCCCATAATACTCTTTGAGACTGGCAATCCAGAAGTTATTATACCCACtttactgatgtggaaaataagtcttagagaaaggaaataatttgctCATAGAATCATACTATTCATTCACATTTCTGGAGAAGACTCAAGGCAAAGATGTGAGTGATCATCATCTATTTCAAGGGCTGTCGTGTGGAAGAGGCATTGGCCTTGATCTGGGTTGTGGTTGAGTCTTGTCCGTGACCCCGTttaggttttcttagcaaagataccagcggggttcaccatttccttctccagctcattttacagatgaggaaacttaggcagacagggtaaagtgacttgcccagggtcacataactagcgtttgaactcaagtcttcctgactccagactacTCTGACTGAATAACATATGTGGTAGGTTTTTTGTGCagatacattttttcttctttttcttaatgaTCCAAGTCTTGGGGAACAACTGGCCAATAATAGGCTCCCGGGGTCAGTGGGAGACCCTCCTTTCACGTGCTCTCAGGTGCATTGGCATGACTCTTTCTTCTCTTGGGCAGATTTTGGACTCGGAGCTTTTTGAGCTCATGCACCAGAACGGCAATTACACACATTTCTACTTCTGCAACCGCTGGTTCCTCCTGGATTTCAAGAGAGGTACGAGCCTTGGCAGGGGTTGGCTGCCATGTTGTACCATCGAGTGGGAGGGTGGCAGCTCAAGAGCAACTGGGGATAATAAAACTTAAAGTTCTTTGGAGGTCACAtaatccaacctctttattttgcaCAAGAGGAAACAGGCTTATTGGAGTTAGGggactgacccaaggtcacacagcttgtagtagcagaattggaattcaagcccgggacctctgactccaatttccagttctctttctCCTACACAATAGTACCCTTAGAAGTAACCAAAGCATGTGTCATGAATTATATAAGACATTTCTAGAATATTTTAACATTTCTATAATAACACCATTGGAGCCTCACAAGAACCCATTAAAGtaggttttattattttcatttctatagctggagaaactgaggtatgAGTGACTTGATGTTGGGGGGTCTGGATATCCCATGAACTTGATGTTTTTGATGCTGGGCCATAGGCCGTCAATGCTGTTGGGTATCCATCCATTGAATGGGATGAATAATTAGCCATGGATTGAGCTGAGTTGTTCTTGAAGGTGGTTGAGTGAGGGGCAGGGGGCAGTTTTGAACAGATGGCGTGCTGTCTCTGACACTCTCCCGAAGCTGTGCTTTGGTGTTTTCACAGAACTCGTCTACGATGATGTCTTCTCTGTCTGGGAGACCATTTGGGCTGCAAAGCACGTCTCTTCCTCCCACTACGTCCTGTTCATCGCCCTGGCCTTGGTGGAGGTGTACCGAGACATCATCCTGGAAAACAACATGGACTTCACAGACATCATCAAGTTCTTTAACGGTACCACAGTGGCCGGGTCCTgctaggggagggagaagaggaggggcaGCTCTGGGGGTCCAGAAGGAAAATGGTACTTTGGAATAAAACAGCTCTTGTTCAGGGCTGACTTGGTGGTGAAATAAGGAGGAAGGTTTGGCAGAGTGAAATCTGTGCACTTGAAGTTCCATTATTTCAAAAAACAGAGTGACAAGATGACATCCTTCCATTGAATCTCTTTGAAGAGAAGGCCTGTCTTCAAGactcctcccagccctgacatcccctcttctaaggccccttccagccctgacatcctctgttctcaggtccctcctagccctgacattccctgttctaagttTACCTCCTGGTAGAACATTCCATAATTCTGTTGAGGGATGGGATGTagagaccccaaaatactgacagcaCGGGTCTTGCgtgaatgaatttgacacaagccttcttaaagccaaagaaaaacagtttattaaagatttgccatatgggttgactcttaaggaggctaaacatttgtaacacttgtattcacaagtgggccagatagaatctcagctagacagtctgagctggatcgaatctgagtgccttcatggaggtgagatggaaattaaatacagaaaaagactgagggaagaatccaggtgtcaccaagtagtctggggtgccagggatggtcttgatagatcaaacccagggagaaTCCTGatatcctgatgggagtggccgGTAGTCCAGACTATCCACAATCCAGTCTGGGCAACTTGGACTTCAAAATATGCTAAGTAGTCAAGAATGTCAAAAGGATGCTAAGATCAAAGAAACAGAATGCTAAATGGTGATCAGACAGGGAGTATCTgggctgggagaaatggaaggggaatccaagggcccccctccccccaggggcAGACTTTCCAGGGCTCTTTAGACAACTGTAAAAAAAGCCCTCCTGATCCAAGGTGAAAAGATCTTGGCTTGGACTTGTACCCCATGAATTCTATGAGgatttctataaaatgagtaccACTTTCTGAGcagtcctggttctcctcctgccctcctgcctcctctgatTCCCTGCTTGGAGCTGGTGGTTTCACAGGGTCCAGGGCTGTTTGGAACATTTTGGTcacttccattttctcccctgtctCTTCTCAGAGATGGCAGAGAGACACAATACTAAACAGATCCTGAAACTAGCCCGAGACCTCGTCTACAAGGTGCAGACTCTGATCGAGAATAAGTAGAGGGCCAGTGGTGGTACCAGCATCCCCTGGAAGTTCCTGCCTGAGGCTTTGGTTGCATCTTCTTTCGTCTGGTGGTATCCACGCTCTCCAGAAAGACTTTGGGACCTGGCCCAGGACCCACGTTGTGCTGCCAGCATCTGGAAGGGTCTCCTGTTCAGATCTGCAGCTGGCAGGAGAGGGGTTTGTTCCTTCGCTACAACTTCATTCCTATGTGTTCAACCAAAGATCTCCAAGTCAGAATCGTCTCTTTTAGGGGGAGGAAGGGGCCgactggaaaagaaaggaagtgttTCTCCTTTGCCTCACTGCTCTTCCTGTCTTCCCTCGAGTTCCACCTCCCCTGGTCCAAGCAGTTCCCCTATCTTCTGAAGAGCAGGGGTAATGGGGCCTTCCAGGAAGCAGACCTGGGAGAGTCCGCCCTAGCTGCCCCAGGCTCCCTCGTACCCTTGTGTGAACAGTGGGCAGGGTGGAGAGCCACAGATGACCATAATGAAGGAATCTAAGTCCCTTTCACCTCCTTCTACCCACTGCCAAGATCTACTGGCCCCAGTCTAGCCCAGAAACCCCAGAAATATACAGAATAGCCCAGCTTCCTTTCTGATGTTTGGGTATCTGTTCGATGctgctccttcttcccttctcccaggaGGACACCCTATTTTTTCCTCAAAGGGGAACCTTCTTTTTTCACACCTCAGTGCCAGCCAAAGGTCTGGATCCCAGCAGACAAGGATTTCTTCCTGAGAGCTCTCACTGGGGCTAGGTAGGGCTGTCTCGTGGTGAACTCCTAAAGGATGGACAAGATCAGAGAGCCCTTCCTCAGTGTCCCcttcctggctttttttttcaaatttaggCAGAAGAAAGATGCGGATTAGTCCTGTTGGATGACCCAACAGGGAACGGTGGAGGTCTGGCTGGGTGGAGCCTTGATGTGCCCAGagtggggctggggtggggtATCTCCCTAAGGTCCCGCTGAGAAGTCGGTCTATGTTAGGATAAATCTACACCCAAGGCT harbors:
- the SGSM1 gene encoding small G protein signaling modulator 1 isoform X2 gives rise to the protein MHQNGNYTHFYFCNRWFLLDFKRELVYDDVFSVWETIWAAKHVSSSHYVLFIALALVEVYRDIILENNMDFTDIIKFFNEMAERHNTKQILKLARDLVYKVQTLIENK
- the SGSM1 gene encoding small G protein signaling modulator 1 isoform X1, translated to MIQVLGNNWPIIGSRGQWETLLSRALRCIGMTLSSLGQILDSELFELMHQNGNYTHFYFCNRWFLLDFKRELVYDDVFSVWETIWAAKHVSSSHYVLFIALALVEVYRDIILENNMDFTDIIKFFNEMAERHNTKQILKLARDLVYKVQTLIENK